A region of Macrobrachium nipponense isolate FS-2020 chromosome 7, ASM1510439v2, whole genome shotgun sequence DNA encodes the following proteins:
- the LOC135217491 gene encoding C-type lectin domain family 17, member A-like isoform X1 produces MGFLETSFFTSLVIGSLTVLADATNDTTTGSASSVSETFSYPDATTGVTTDFTSSTYADLSTVTDASSSIAPVACYLPFEDIGGRCLYVDPLESGSYYEMRLFCSRLGQGSQLAILDDADTLKAVIDYIKIQGLDHSHYWVGASDEEHENIWEWADGSSVRMGAPFWKYDCNSSGFPLRPQVDYDRNCAALDSNYHFLMADFPCLGDKGLVPFAPICQGVLRAGEGEGEEEKEWFL; encoded by the exons ATGGGGTTCCTCGAGAccagtttcttcacctctctcgtcATAG GTTCATTGACAGTGTTAGCGGATGCGA CAAATGATACTACCACAGGTTCTGCTTCCTCAGTTAGCGAAACGTTCAGCTATCCAGACGCCACAACTGGAGTCACTACAGATTTTACATCGAGTACATATGCCGACCTGTCTACGGTCACTGATGCTAGCAGCTCAATAGCCCCTGTTG CATGCTACTTGCCATTCGAGGACATCGGCGGGCGCTGTCTGTACGTGGACCCGCTAGAAAGCGGCAGCTACTACGAGATGCGACTCTTCTGCTCGAGGTTGGGCCAAGGGTCACAGCTGGCCATCCTGGACGACGCCGACACCTTGAAGGCCGTCATCGATTACATCAAGAttcagg gtcTGGACCACAGCCACTACTGGGTGGGGGCGTCTGACGAGGAGCACGAGAACATATGGGAGTGGGCTGACGGCAGCAGTGTCCGCATGGGCGCCCCCTTCTGGAAGTACGACTGCAACTCCTCAGGATTCCCGCTGCGACCTCAGGTGGATTACGACAGGAACTGCGCTGCTCTGGACAGCAACTATCACTTCCTCATGGCCGACTTCCCCTGTCTGGGAGACAAAGGTCTTGTGCCCTTCGCTCCGATCTGCCAGGGCGTTCTGAGGGCtggcgagggggagggggaggaggagaaggagtggTTCCTGTAA
- the LOC135217491 gene encoding C-type lectin domain family 17, member A-like isoform X2 → MGFLETSFFTSLVIANDTTTGSASSVSETFSYPDATTGVTTDFTSSTYADLSTVTDASSSIAPVACYLPFEDIGGRCLYVDPLESGSYYEMRLFCSRLGQGSQLAILDDADTLKAVIDYIKIQGLDHSHYWVGASDEEHENIWEWADGSSVRMGAPFWKYDCNSSGFPLRPQVDYDRNCAALDSNYHFLMADFPCLGDKGLVPFAPICQGVLRAGEGEGEEEKEWFL, encoded by the exons ATGGGGTTCCTCGAGAccagtttcttcacctctctcgtcATAG CAAATGATACTACCACAGGTTCTGCTTCCTCAGTTAGCGAAACGTTCAGCTATCCAGACGCCACAACTGGAGTCACTACAGATTTTACATCGAGTACATATGCCGACCTGTCTACGGTCACTGATGCTAGCAGCTCAATAGCCCCTGTTG CATGCTACTTGCCATTCGAGGACATCGGCGGGCGCTGTCTGTACGTGGACCCGCTAGAAAGCGGCAGCTACTACGAGATGCGACTCTTCTGCTCGAGGTTGGGCCAAGGGTCACAGCTGGCCATCCTGGACGACGCCGACACCTTGAAGGCCGTCATCGATTACATCAAGAttcagg gtcTGGACCACAGCCACTACTGGGTGGGGGCGTCTGACGAGGAGCACGAGAACATATGGGAGTGGGCTGACGGCAGCAGTGTCCGCATGGGCGCCCCCTTCTGGAAGTACGACTGCAACTCCTCAGGATTCCCGCTGCGACCTCAGGTGGATTACGACAGGAACTGCGCTGCTCTGGACAGCAACTATCACTTCCTCATGGCCGACTTCCCCTGTCTGGGAGACAAAGGTCTTGTGCCCTTCGCTCCGATCTGCCAGGGCGTTCTGAGGGCtggcgagggggagggggaggaggagaaggagtggTTCCTGTAA
- the LOC135217491 gene encoding C-type lectin domain family 17, member A-like isoform X3, whose protein sequence is MGFLETSFFTSLVIGSLTVLADATCYLPFEDIGGRCLYVDPLESGSYYEMRLFCSRLGQGSQLAILDDADTLKAVIDYIKIQGLDHSHYWVGASDEEHENIWEWADGSSVRMGAPFWKYDCNSSGFPLRPQVDYDRNCAALDSNYHFLMADFPCLGDKGLVPFAPICQGVLRAGEGEGEEEKEWFL, encoded by the exons ATGGGGTTCCTCGAGAccagtttcttcacctctctcgtcATAG GTTCATTGACAGTGTTAGCGGATGCGA CATGCTACTTGCCATTCGAGGACATCGGCGGGCGCTGTCTGTACGTGGACCCGCTAGAAAGCGGCAGCTACTACGAGATGCGACTCTTCTGCTCGAGGTTGGGCCAAGGGTCACAGCTGGCCATCCTGGACGACGCCGACACCTTGAAGGCCGTCATCGATTACATCAAGAttcagg gtcTGGACCACAGCCACTACTGGGTGGGGGCGTCTGACGAGGAGCACGAGAACATATGGGAGTGGGCTGACGGCAGCAGTGTCCGCATGGGCGCCCCCTTCTGGAAGTACGACTGCAACTCCTCAGGATTCCCGCTGCGACCTCAGGTGGATTACGACAGGAACTGCGCTGCTCTGGACAGCAACTATCACTTCCTCATGGCCGACTTCCCCTGTCTGGGAGACAAAGGTCTTGTGCCCTTCGCTCCGATCTGCCAGGGCGTTCTGAGGGCtggcgagggggagggggaggaggagaaggagtggTTCCTGTAA
- the LOC135217260 gene encoding C-type lectin BML-2-like has protein sequence MATRSLATALAAAIATATCLLVRPAEAIVCELPYEDIGGKCLFVDPLVSDTWYNMRLFCRTLGAGGELVKIDSANLLADIIAYIKRYHFDSANYWIGANDEDFEQKFKWQDGTAVPTGSPFWRYECDQSLSQRPLLDTTRNCAALDMDAHFLLSDFPCLGDDEVKFSPICEAI, from the exons ATGGCTACGCGGTCCCTCGCAACAG CCCTTGCAGCAGCAATAGCAACAGCAACATGTCTGCTCGTACGTCCGGCAGAAGCTATAG TTTGTGAGCTCCCGTACGAGGACATCGGAGGCAAGTGCCTTTTCGTGGACCCTCTGGTGTCGGACACCTGGTACAACATGAGGCTCTTCTGCAGGACCCTTGGAGCCGGAGGAGAGCTCGTGAAGATCGACTCGGCCAACCTTCTGGCCGACATCATCGCCTACATTAAAAGATATC ACTTCGACAGCGCCAATTACTGGATCGGCGCCAACGACGAAGACTTCGAGCAGAAGTTCAAATGGCAGGACGGGACTGCCGTGCCGACGGGGTCGCCCTTCTGGCGGTACGAGTGCGACCAATCGCTCTCTCAGCGACCCCTCCTCGACACCACCCGTAACTGCGCCGCCCTGGACATGGACGCCCATTTCCTCCTGTCAGATTTCCCCTGCTTGGGCGATGACGAAGTGAAGTTCAGTCCCATATGCGAAGCGATTTGA